In Manis pentadactyla isolate mManPen7 chromosome 11, mManPen7.hap1, whole genome shotgun sequence, one DNA window encodes the following:
- the ANKRD9 gene encoding ankyrin repeat domain-containing protein 9 encodes MATADGPAVQPGRGRTAPSPCRRPARHPLDRRRPTRRRRRRPVIGPRRLRVRLRRARVAAAPACPAFLGPSPARLPVGAGTQARGLAAPHDEEAEAHRRKVIHPRPDRLVGTRWTAARPCGESGRRPASMPWDARRPGGGADSGPEGAGAARSRLQKQCRKSSFAFYQAVRDLLPVWLLEDMRASEAFHWDERGRAAAYSPSEALLYALVHDHQAYAHYLLATFPRRALAPPSAGFRCCAAPGPHVALAVRYNRVGILRHILRTLCDFPPEERTRVLDRRGCSRVEGGGTSLHVACELVRPECLFLLLGHGASPGLRDSGGLTPLDLLLRQLGHDVGTAPANGAPSEPCQRHLLLLDLLALYTPAGATGPARLELLGDRPRWQRLLGEDKFQWLTGLSPPSLFTRAMQVLVTAISPGRFPEALDELPLPPFLQPLDLTGKG; translated from the exons ATGGCGACGGCGGACGGTCCCGCGGTCCAGCCGGGCCGGGGCCGCACTGCGCCGTCCCCCTGCCGCCGGCCCGCCCGCCACCCGCTCGACCGCCGCCGTCCCACCCGCCGCCGGCGCCGCCGCCCAGTGATCGGGCCGCGGCGGCTCAGAGTGCGGCTGCGGCGGGCGCGGGTGGCGGCGGCGCCCGCCTGTCCGGCCTTCTTGGGACCTTCGCCTGCGCGCCTACCCGTGGGTGCGGGGACCCAGGCCCGCGGCCTCGCAGCCCCCCACG atgaggaagctgaggctcacagAAGGAAAGTGATACACCCACGACCTGATCGCCTCGTAGGAACCAG GTGGACGGCCGCCAGGCCATGTGGTGAGTCCGGGAGGCGCCCCGCCAGCATGCCGTGGGACGCGCGGCGGCCAGGCGGTGGCGCCGACAGCGGCCCTGAGGGCGCAGGCGCGGCACGCTCGCGGTTGCAGAAGCAATGCCGCAAGTCTTCATTTGCCTTCTACCAAGCGGTGCGCGACCTGCTGCCAGTGTGGCTGCTAGAGGACATGCGCGCCAGTGAGGCCTTCCACTGGGACGAGCGTGGGCGCGCCGCCGCCTACTCGCCTTCCGAGGCGCTGCTCTACGCGCTCGTGCACGACCACCAGGCGTACGCGCACTACCTGCTGGCCACCTTCCCGCGGCGCGCCCTCGCGCCACCCAGCGCCGGGTTCCGCTGCTGCGCCGCGCCGGGGCCGCACGTGGCGCTGGCGGTGCGCTACAACCGAGTGGGCATCCTGCGCCACATCCTGCGCACCCTCTGTGACTTCCCGCCCGAGGAGCGCACACGGGTGCTCGACCGGCGTGGCTGTAGCCGCGTGGAGGGCGGTGGCACGTCGCTGCATGTGGCGTGTGAGCTGGTGCGCCCCGAGTGCCTCTTCCTGCTGCTTGGCCACGGCGCCTCTCCGGGCCTGCGTGACAGTGGTGGCCTCACACCGCTTGACCTGCTGCTGCGCCAGCTGGGCCACGACGTAGGGACCGCCCCTGCCAACGGGGCACCCAGCGAGCCTTGCCAGCGCCACTTGCTGCTTCTCGATCTGCTGGCGCTGTACACGCCTGCAGGTGCCACAGGCCCTGCCCGCCTAGAGCTGCTGGGCGACCGGCCGCGCTGGCAGCGGCTGCTGGGTGAAGACAAGTTCCAGTGGCTGACGGGCCTTTCGCCACCCTCACTCTTCACACGCGCCATGCAGGTGCTGGTCACCGCCATCTCGCCTGGTCGCTTCCCAGAGGCCTTAGACGAGCTGCCGCTGCCACCCTTCCTGCAACCACTGGACCTCACGGGCAAGGGCTAG